The Pyrus communis chromosome 5, drPyrComm1.1, whole genome shotgun sequence region tgtatttgtatgatttttaattacttatcgaaatttaaatatttttatattaaaacgttcataaaaaaattaagataatccacaactattttattttcaaaatagttacctaaaaaaaaaattaggttaaaattattatttaaaaatctcgggctaaaattttaagccataacCATTGGAGTAGAAAAACAGTTTCTGGATTATGACTTAAAATTTTATGActtaaatttttaagctttatTCTCAAGAATTGAAGATAGCCTTAGGATTTTCATTGATACTTTGTTAGGCCCTTGTGGGCTAAAGCATTAAATGTGCCAAGGAGGAATATTACCTTGTCACGCACAACATAGGTGACACCCCTGCCGAGCCGACGTGCTCTCTGCACCTCATGTGATGGATTCACCCAAAACATGAAAATGGTTTGGTGGGCTCAGCAGGCTCATCAAAGCCTAATTGTTCTCAACAAGTCCAGATGGACTAGCGGATTTAGCCCAACAAGGCTCAACATGTAAAGATCCAACAAAACTCCCCATGTTATCGAAGAGTATTTCGTACACGAGTTGGTAATTCTTATATGATTCGTTAACACGATACGTAAACGACACAAAAATAATAGGTTTTcgatcaacacgataactaattggATCATTATCGGGTTACACGATAAAAATTCGTTAATAATGGATCCTTAACAATTTTACACAAAAATGACACACGAATAACACGTTTCaacacgttaagaaaaaaattattttgatggtcttaattttttaaactactaaaaataCTTGTTATAAAATGCAATAAACGTAATGACACAGGCACTATAAATTGACTGTTTCAATTCGATTTCTTTCTAGAAAAACAATAAACGTAATGACACAGGCACATCCTTCCATTAGTCCACCCATGAAAAATGAAATAGACATTTATGTGACTATCTTAAATAgcatgtttgaaaaaaaaaaggttcattGCAATGTTTATGTTTTCTATAATGTACTATCAAGAAAATTTATTTACAAGACCATATCAACATATTATAATAAATAGTTCTAAACAGTTTGAGTTcattattgaatttgaaattttaaaccCCGCTCAAGTTTTGCACGTACAAAAAACAAGTTAAGCTTAAACAATATGGTGCTATTCGGTTTGAGTCGACTCATTTACAATTCTATCCATTCATCTTTATAAATATAGCACTAAggcttgttttttttcttttctttattattagtCAATTTTCATGTTTAAGAATTCAATCACCAGAGATACAAACCTTAAGACttagtttggtattgttatgctttgaaaaaaaactgcttctgctatgTTTTGATAATAAGCTCATTTTGGTTgctttacgttttttttttttttttttttcatccaaaactgtgaaaataagctgtttttaagtatttaccaaacacctttttgagcttagcttttttttttatacccattttttataaaagcagctcagtaccaaaccagtacttaaTCACTGAATACCTTGGTATAGAATTTAAACTCTAATGCGACCAAAATGATGTACGTATGCAATGACATAACGAACACCATAtggttcaaaacttcaaaagccATTTTAGTCTTGCAACTTGCCAGCCCAgaacatgaatttttttaaaaaataaacaaatcctTAAATCCCAAGTCTCAATGTAATATATTGAATCTTTCAACTCCTTGTTTAGTATCAACTCTCTTCATCACCATCCATTGTTGGAGCTGCTTTGTGCATTCTGTCAAGTCCCCATGGAAACTAAATCCCACGAGCAGCTtcacattttcttcttcccatATATGATTCAAGGCCACTTCATACCCCTTATAAACATGGCCAAACTATTTGCTTCTCGTGGTGTAAAATCCACCCTAATAACCACCCCTCTCAATGCCCCTCTCTTTTCCAAAGAAATCCAAAGCAGCAAGAAGTTGGGATTCGACGTTGAAATTCTTGTCATCAAGTTCCCAACTGAGGAAGTAGGGTTGCCTCAAGGATGTGAAAATGGTAACCTAGCTACCACCAGTGAGATGAACGAAAAGTTCATCAAAGCCACCTTCCTTCTTCAACCACAAATTGAGCAGATTTTAGACGAACACCGCCCTCATTGCCTTGTTGCAGACGTTTTCTTTCCTTGGGCAACAGATGTTGCTGCCAAGTTTGGTATTCCCAGGATCATATTTCATGGCATCGGTTTTTTCGCTTTGTGTGCTTCTCTTAGTGTGGCCTTGTACGAGCCTCACGCGAAGCTGTCTTCTGATTCAGAAGTTTTTACTATTCCTAATTTTCCAGTTGAGATCAAGCTGACAAGAAGCCAAATGCCGACTTTTCCCAAGCAAAGTTCTGAATTCACCAAGTTGTTTAAAGAGGCGATGGAGAGCGAGGAAAAGAGCTATGGGTTCATTGTCAACAGCTTTTATGAACTTGAACCGGCTTTTGCAGACCATTACAGGACAGTGTTTGGGAGGAAGGCATGGCATATAGGCCCGGTTTCCTCAGTCAGTAAGGCAGCAGATGACGAAGCCTCCCTTGATCGGCACGAGTGCTTGAATTGGCTTAATTCTAAGAAACCCAATTCAGTTGTTTACATATGTTTCGGAAGTACAACCAATTTCATTGACTCTCAGCTCCTAGAAATTGCAGCGGGGCTTGAGGCTTCTGGGCAGGAGTTCATTTGGGTTgtgaagagagaaaagaatgaTAAAGAAGAGTGGCTCCCCGAAGGGTTTGAGAAGAGAATGGAAGGTAAAGGAGTgattataagaggttgggctccGCAAGTGCCGATTCTTGAGCACGAAGCAATCGGAGCCTTCGTGACTCATTGTGGGTGGAACTCTATCCTTGAAGGAGTGTCTGCTGGGGTGCCAATGATCACATGGCCCGTGTCGGCTGACCAGTTTTACAATGAGAAGTTGGTGACTGAGGTACTGAAAACTGgggttgttgttggtgttaAACAATGGGGTACAGTTCTAGATGTGAAGAAGGAAGCCAGTGTGAAGAGGGAAGCCATAGAAAAGGCTGTAAATCAAGTGATGGTGAGTGAAGAAGCAGATGGAATGAGAGGCAGAGCCAGGGCACTTAGAGAGATGGCAACGAGGGCTGTTGAAGAAGGTGGTTCATCTTTCTCAGATTTAACTTCTCTAATTCAGGAATTGGGGTCCCCTG contains the following coding sequences:
- the LOC137735586 gene encoding UDP-glucose flavonoid 3-O-glucosyltransferase 7-like, with amino-acid sequence METKSHEQLHIFFFPYMIQGHFIPLINMAKLFASRGVKSTLITTPLNAPLFSKEIQSSKKLGFDVEILVIKFPTEEVGLPQGCENGNLATTSEMNEKFIKATFLLQPQIEQILDEHRPHCLVADVFFPWATDVAAKFGIPRIIFHGIGFFALCASLSVALYEPHAKLSSDSEVFTIPNFPVEIKLTRSQMPTFPKQSSEFTKLFKEAMESEEKSYGFIVNSFYELEPAFADHYRTVFGRKAWHIGPVSSVSKAADDEASLDRHECLNWLNSKKPNSVVYICFGSTTNFIDSQLLEIAAGLEASGQEFIWVVKREKNDKEEWLPEGFEKRMEGKGVIIRGWAPQVPILEHEAIGAFVTHCGWNSILEGVSAGVPMITWPVSADQFYNEKLVTEVLKTGVVVGVKQWGTVLDVKKEASVKREAIEKAVNQVMVSEEADGMRGRARALREMATRAVEEGGSSFSDLTSLIQELGSPGA